The following proteins are encoded in a genomic region of Caminicella sporogenes DSM 14501:
- a CDS encoding Na+/H+ antiporter NhaC family protein, with translation MHYRWLSIIPPILTILLSLITKEVFLSLFIGVLVGATIITHNPLTGFTDTLNTYIVGSLTDSWNVSILIFCLSIGGLIGILSKNGGTKGISNLIVSKAKNSKSTLFSTWLMGMLIFFDDYANSLIVGSTMRSITDKMKVSREKLAYIVDSTAAPVSSIALISTWVGFETGLIKDGLSSINVDLNAYTVFLQTIPYRFYSLLTLAFVLIIIFIGKDFGPMARAERRTYLTGKVLDDNATPLVSDEVSSLESNTSVERWYNAVIPILSVIIITIIGLYINGGGLKGASLKDAFGNADASVVLLWASFGGTIVAALMSLAQRILSLKEIMEAWVAGLKSMTVASIILVLAWALGSVNDKLGTSQFIVDITKGSLPHYLLPVVMFIIPAIVAFATGSSWGANSIVMPLAINLAYQIGGIDMLIPTIGSVLTGAVLGDHCSPISDTTIMSSMASACDHIAHVKTQMPYAMAVGIVSILIGFIPAGFGFNPYISLILGIVTLIALVNLIGVKPTDEKRLSMIPIQSTNK, from the coding sequence ATGCATTATAGATGGCTATCAATTATTCCACCAATATTAACAATACTTTTGTCATTGATTACTAAAGAAGTTTTCTTATCTCTATTTATAGGAGTACTTGTAGGAGCTACTATTATTACTCATAATCCTTTAACAGGTTTCACTGATACATTAAATACTTATATAGTAGGTTCTTTAACTGATTCTTGGAATGTTTCAATATTAATTTTCTGCCTTTCAATAGGAGGACTTATTGGAATATTAAGTAAAAATGGAGGTACAAAAGGTATTTCAAATCTTATAGTTTCCAAAGCTAAAAATAGTAAATCTACATTATTTTCTACATGGCTTATGGGGATGCTTATATTCTTTGATGATTACGCTAATTCACTAATCGTTGGAAGTACAATGAGAAGCATTACCGATAAAATGAAAGTTTCTAGAGAAAAATTAGCTTATATAGTAGACTCAACAGCTGCTCCCGTTTCAAGTATAGCACTCATTTCAACATGGGTAGGATTTGAAACAGGTTTAATTAAAGATGGGCTTTCAAGCATAAATGTAGACTTAAATGCTTATACTGTATTTTTACAGACAATTCCATACAGATTTTATAGTTTATTAACTCTTGCATTTGTTCTTATAATTATATTCATTGGCAAAGACTTCGGACCAATGGCTAGAGCTGAAAGAAGAACTTATTTAACGGGAAAAGTTTTAGACGATAATGCAACCCCTTTAGTGTCTGATGAAGTTTCCTCACTAGAATCAAATACAAGTGTAGAAAGATGGTATAATGCCGTAATTCCAATTCTTTCTGTTATAATAATTACTATTATAGGATTGTATATAAATGGTGGAGGACTGAAAGGTGCAAGTTTAAAAGATGCATTTGGAAATGCTGATGCAAGTGTTGTATTGCTTTGGGCTTCATTTGGTGGAACTATTGTTGCAGCTTTAATGAGCCTTGCTCAAAGAATACTTTCTTTAAAAGAAATTATGGAAGCATGGGTTGCCGGACTTAAATCAATGACAGTAGCTTCAATAATACTAGTACTAGCATGGGCTTTAGGTTCTGTAAATGACAAACTTGGTACTTCTCAATTTATTGTAGATATTACTAAAGGTTCTCTACCTCATTATTTACTACCAGTTGTAATGTTTATAATTCCAGCTATTGTTGCTTTTGCAACAGGTTCATCATGGGGTGCAAATTCTATTGTAATGCCTCTTGCTATAAATTTAGCATATCAAATTGGTGGCATAGATATGTTAATCCCAACAATAGGTTCTGTTTTAACTGGTGCAGTACTCGGAGACCACTGTTCACCTATTTCAGATACTACCATTATGTCTTCAATGGCTAGTGCATGTGACCACATAGCTCATGTTAAAACTCAAATGCCTTATGCTATGGCAGTAGGAATAGTTTCTATTTTAATAGGTTTTATACCTGCTGGATTTGGTTTCAATCCTTATATTTCATTAATTTTAGGAATTGTAACTTTAATAGCATTAGTCAATTTAATTGGTGTAAAACCTACAGATGAAAAAAGATTATCTATGATTCCCATTCAAAGTACAAACAAATAA
- the ybaK gene encoding Cys-tRNA(Pro) deacylase yields the protein MKKTNAMRILEQKKINYNMITYDNNDGKIDGMSVAKKIGKEPDVVYKTLVVKGNSKNIYVFIVPVNTELDLKKAAKAAGEKKVELVSVKDILKLTGYIRGGCSPIGMKKHYKTFIDLSALNIEKIIVSGGKIGIQIELEVDELAKVTGAEFVDIIK from the coding sequence ATTAAAAAGACAAATGCCATGCGAATTTTAGAACAAAAAAAGATAAATTATAATATGATTACTTATGATAATAATGATGGAAAGATAGATGGAATGTCTGTTGCTAAGAAAATCGGTAAAGAGCCAGATGTTGTATATAAGACACTTGTAGTAAAGGGAAATAGTAAGAATATATATGTTTTTATAGTACCTGTAAATACAGAGCTAGACTTGAAGAAAGCAGCAAAGGCAGCTGGAGAAAAGAAAGTAGAGTTGGTATCAGTTAAAGATATTTTAAAGCTTACAGGATATATAAGAGGTGGTTGTTCACCAATAGGAATGAAAAAACATTATAAAACTTTTATAGATTTAAGTGCTTTAAATATAGAAAAGATTATAGTTAGTGGTGGAAAAATAGGAATTCAAATTGAACTTGAAGTAGATGAATTGGCAAAAGTTACTGGTGCTGAATTTGTAGATATAATAAAATAA
- a CDS encoding metal ABC transporter substrate-binding protein — translation MIKKFFSIIVAVLMLLTTACSTQSKTQSNIEKNTDKLIVYASIYPMYDFAKKIGKDKVDVKLMVPPGAEPHQWEPTAKLMSKLEKADVFIYNGVNMEMWADKLVNSLNNDKLIVVEASRGIELRKFERNDEHANAENKHHHGIYDPHIWLDPIRAIKQAENIKNAFIKADEKNKEFYEENFKEFADELRQLDEKYKKELKDRKLDYIVVSHAAFGYMADRYGLKQISISGLSPQEEPSAAKMAKISKLVDEYGIKYIFFETLASPKLAKVIAVETGAKTAVLNPIGGMTKEDMEKGKDYISVMYENLEVLKKAVH, via the coding sequence ATGATAAAAAAATTTTTTAGTATTATAGTTGCTGTACTGATGTTATTGACAACTGCATGCAGTACACAATCTAAAACACAATCGAACATAGAAAAAAATACAGATAAATTAATAGTATATGCAAGTATATATCCTATGTATGATTTTGCTAAAAAAATAGGAAAAGATAAAGTTGATGTAAAATTAATGGTTCCGCCGGGAGCAGAACCACATCAGTGGGAGCCAACAGCAAAGCTCATGTCAAAGCTAGAAAAGGCAGATGTATTTATTTACAATGGAGTAAATATGGAAATGTGGGCAGATAAATTAGTAAATTCTTTAAATAATGATAAATTAATAGTTGTTGAAGCATCAAGAGGAATTGAGCTTAGAAAATTTGAAAGAAATGATGAACATGCAAATGCAGAAAATAAACATCATCATGGAATATATGACCCACACATATGGTTAGACCCTATAAGAGCAATTAAACAAGCAGAAAATATTAAAAATGCTTTTATAAAGGCAGATGAAAAAAATAAAGAATTTTATGAAGAAAATTTTAAAGAATTTGCTGATGAGTTAAGACAATTAGATGAGAAATATAAAAAAGAATTAAAAGATAGAAAATTAGATTATATTGTAGTTTCTCATGCTGCTTTTGGTTATATGGCAGATAGATATGGATTAAAACAAATTAGTATTTCAGGATTATCACCTCAAGAAGAACCGAGTGCAGCGAAGATGGCTAAAATTAGCAAACTAGTAGATGAGTACGGAATAAAATATATATTTTTTGAAACTTTAGCAAGTCCAAAACTAGCTAAGGTTATAGCTGTTGAAACTGGAGCAAAGACGGCTGTGCTAAATCCTATAGGAGGTATGACCAAAGAGGATATGGAGAAAGGTAAAGATTATATATCTGTTATGTATGAGAATTTAGAAGTTCTCAAAAAGGCTGTACATTAA
- a CDS encoding GGDEF domain-containing protein has product MIRKVSNIMVRDFTVVDVLNGVRFIKELALKKDIDNFLVAENNEIVGIITKKQLIAAHPNRIAADVMLNNFVCVSIDTSIWKVKEIFNKNDIDISLVKNGENIEGFITEEILNVELGKHIDLLTGLYKSDYIFYKAIELVENNREMSLIFIDVNKFGYINKEYGHVCGDMILKDIADLLKEFTAPDLHVCRFGGDEFIVLTPYYIDKSEIKAREILKAVNEYEFVNRIPVTISAGIAGKTDFMNKDTDINSVILKLVNTASLASTKAKKDKRGLFVVCDENIDQIA; this is encoded by the coding sequence ATGATAAGAAAAGTTTCAAATATTATGGTTAGGGATTTTACTGTAGTTGATGTCCTTAATGGAGTAAGATTTATTAAGGAACTTGCTTTAAAAAAAGATATAGATAATTTTTTAGTAGCAGAAAATAATGAAATTGTTGGTATAATTACTAAAAAACAACTTATAGCTGCCCATCCAAATAGGATTGCTGCTGATGTTATGTTGAATAATTTTGTTTGTGTGAGTATAGATACATCTATATGGAAAGTTAAAGAGATATTTAATAAAAATGATATAGATATTTCTTTAGTGAAAAATGGAGAAAATATTGAAGGGTTTATAACTGAAGAAATATTGAATGTTGAGTTGGGAAAACATATAGATTTGCTTACCGGTCTTTATAAAAGTGACTACATATTTTATAAAGCTATAGAGCTAGTAGAAAATAATAGAGAAATGTCTTTGATATTTATAGATGTTAACAAATTTGGTTATATTAATAAGGAATATGGACATGTTTGTGGAGATATGATATTAAAAGACATTGCTGATTTATTAAAGGAGTTTACAGCACCAGATTTGCATGTTTGTAGATTCGGAGGCGATGAATTTATTGTATTGACTCCCTATTATATTGATAAAAGTGAAATTAAGGCTAGAGAAATATTAAAAGCAGTTAATGAATATGAATTTGTAAACCGTATACCTGTTACAATTTCAGCTGGAATAGCAGGTAAAACAGATTTTATGAATAAAGATACTGATATAAATTCTGTCATTTTAAAACTTGTAAATACAGCTAGTTTAGCTTCTACTAAAGCAAAAAAGGATAAAAGAGGGCTGTTTGTAGTATGTGATGAAAATATAGACCAAATTGCTTAG
- a CDS encoding ECF transporter S component has product MKNSFIIIILIIILILAISVIPENPFYNIFSWPILSAVIIGLIMLTFFWKFEKKEMNSKEVPLISTMATLAAISRIPFAALMSVQPTTFIVMITGYVFGMQIGFMVGAVAALVSNFFLGQGPWTPWQMFCWGLCGVLAAILGKRKREFNLKQFAVLSGICGYLFGWIMNIWHWIGFVYPLTLKTFISTYIASIPFDTLHAVGNVIFSILFGKSFYYILTRFKKRIC; this is encoded by the coding sequence ATGAAAAATAGCTTTATAATAATTATTTTGATAATAATTTTAATATTGGCAATAAGTGTAATACCTGAAAATCCCTTTTATAATATATTTAGTTGGCCAATATTATCAGCTGTAATTATTGGATTAATAATGTTAACTTTTTTCTGGAAATTTGAAAAAAAAGAAATGAATTCAAAGGAAGTTCCACTAATATCAACTATGGCAACTCTTGCTGCTATAAGTAGAATACCATTTGCTGCTTTAATGAGTGTACAGCCTACTACATTTATAGTAATGATTACAGGATATGTTTTTGGCATGCAGATAGGTTTTATGGTTGGAGCAGTAGCAGCTTTAGTTTCAAATTTTTTCTTAGGGCAGGGACCTTGGACTCCGTGGCAGATGTTTTGCTGGGGACTTTGTGGCGTTTTAGCAGCAATATTGGGAAAAAGAAAGCGAGAATTTAATTTAAAACAGTTTGCTGTATTATCTGGAATATGTGGATATTTATTTGGTTGGATAATGAATATTTGGCATTGGATTGGTTTTGTATATCCCCTTACATTAAAAACTTTTATAAGTACATATATTGCTAGTATACCATTTGATACATTACATGCAGTTGGAAATGTTATTTTTTCAATTTTATTTGGTAAATCTTTCTATTATATTTTGACTAGATTTAAGAAGCGAATATGTTAA
- a CDS encoding S-layer homology domain-containing protein, protein MSKRKSIISVILCLSIFFTIFSISFADIEYIKVSRDRSIDKAIEYLHKVQNDDGGFPSKKGKKSSVAVTCWTIMALSAAGEKITDSSWRSKGKSPIDYIKESKINLEETIDYARMLLTLSSVNEDYTYNGENLLNKIISFQQEDGEFCQIKKGEKGMINAHMWSILAIASTGHNVPNSEKAKKWLVSRQNEDGGFGWAEGIQSDLDDTAIAIQTLIILGENPKTSYVVKKALEYMKNQMQKDGGFSAGEWMGKDSNSASDSWGIQALIAAGEDLFAKKWLQNGENPITHLIKLQSKEGFFYWKKRVNSSPVQMTAYAIIALCQKPFPVNLDYKSYKLKDRVFSDLKNDYWAYDEIMKLVRENVLSGYPDNTFKPENLVTRAEFTKYVVAGLGLKDMMYSDNLKFDDISKNHWAYDFICIGVNKGFIKGRSESKFDPNGKITGAEIATMLVRCLPKEKIINLKRGPYWYSGYVEIAKKRNILYPNFNPEKAATRAQCAYSVMKLQNILQD, encoded by the coding sequence ATGAGCAAAAGAAAATCTATTATTTCAGTAATTCTTTGTTTATCTATATTTTTTACAATTTTTAGTATTAGTTTTGCTGATATTGAATATATAAAAGTTAGTAGAGATAGAAGCATAGATAAAGCTATTGAATATCTTCATAAGGTTCAAAATGATGATGGAGGGTTTCCATCAAAAAAAGGGAAAAAGAGCAGTGTAGCTGTAACATGTTGGACGATTATGGCTTTATCTGCTGCTGGTGAGAAAATTACAGATTCATCATGGAGGTCTAAAGGTAAAAGTCCTATAGATTATATAAAGGAATCAAAAATAAATTTAGAAGAAACTATAGACTATGCTCGTATGTTATTAACTCTTTCATCGGTTAATGAGGATTATACTTATAATGGAGAGAACTTATTAAATAAAATTATTTCTTTTCAGCAAGAAGATGGAGAATTTTGTCAAATTAAAAAAGGTGAAAAAGGTATGATTAATGCTCATATGTGGTCTATTTTAGCTATAGCTTCTACGGGGCATAATGTACCTAATAGTGAAAAAGCTAAAAAATGGCTTGTTTCTAGACAAAATGAAGATGGAGGTTTTGGTTGGGCTGAAGGAATTCAGAGTGACTTGGACGATACAGCAATAGCTATTCAAACTTTAATAATATTGGGAGAAAATCCAAAAACATCATACGTTGTAAAGAAGGCATTAGAATATATGAAGAATCAAATGCAAAAAGATGGAGGGTTTAGTGCAGGTGAATGGATGGGGAAAGATTCAAATTCAGCGTCTGATTCTTGGGGTATACAAGCTTTAATAGCAGCAGGAGAAGATTTGTTTGCTAAAAAATGGCTACAAAATGGAGAAAATCCTATTACTCATCTTATAAAACTGCAAAGTAAAGAAGGATTTTTTTATTGGAAAAAAAGAGTAAATTCTTCACCTGTACAAATGACTGCTTATGCAATAATAGCATTGTGTCAGAAGCCTTTTCCTGTCAATTTAGATTATAAAAGTTATAAATTAAAAGATAGAGTATTTTCAGATTTAAAAAATGATTACTGGGCATATGATGAAATAATGAAATTGGTTAGGGAAAATGTATTATCTGGCTATCCTGATAATACATTTAAACCAGAAAATTTAGTTACGAGAGCTGAATTTACAAAGTATGTTGTTGCAGGATTAGGATTAAAAGATATGATGTATAGTGATAATTTGAAATTTGATGATATATCTAAAAATCATTGGGCGTATGATTTTATTTGTATTGGAGTAAATAAAGGATTTATAAAAGGACGATCAGAAAGTAAATTTGACCCTAATGGGAAAATTACTGGAGCAGAAATTGCTACTATGTTAGTAAGATGTCTACCTAAAGAAAAAATAATTAATCTTAAAAGAGGACCTTATTGGTATTCTGGTTATGTAGAAATTGCTAAGAAAAGAAATATTTTATATCCTAATTTTAATCCTGAAAAAGCTGCTACAAGGGCTCAATGTGCATATAGCGTAATGAAGCTACAAAATATTTTACAAGATTAA
- a CDS encoding ABC transporter ATP-binding protein produces the protein MQDIKIKNLNYCYPEMKTPALKNINLEIPQGQFVLLVGGSGSGKSTLLRSICGLIPNFYGGVYSGEIYIGSDEIHQINRRELTQRIGMVFQDPESQLVMTNVEEEIAFGLENLNLPNSLMKRRVMEVSSALSLSSYLNNFIPELSGGQKQKTALGAVLAMQPDIILLDEPTSQLDPIAGEDILTMIRRLNEENGITVILTEQRLERCFHLADRILVMDKGEIIFDNTSPKEIAKWAVKTKRSFVPPLSKLFAEIEFYDIPITVKEGRRIIRDVCNNEENLNNEYLFDCEKESSSPVIEIENLWFTYPNGKEVLKDISFNISSGDFIVLMGENGGGKTTLLKNLNGLLKPSRGKVKIMGKDTRKIDVEQIAHEVGYLSQDPNDYLFLPSVEEEILFTMKNLGIDDDGILDEIIDRLQLRSLKDKNPRDLSTGERQRVALASILITRPKILLLDEPTRGLDYELKEKLGKILLELKSEGTAIFMVAHDVEFAAEYADKIILLDRGSIIGFGDKHEMLTNSTFYSPQISKLFYGLADNIVTKEEGKKILKAIMGNKNI, from the coding sequence ATGCAAGATATTAAAATTAAAAATTTAAACTATTGTTATCCAGAGATGAAGACCCCAGCTTTAAAAAATATAAATTTAGAAATACCGCAGGGACAATTTGTACTGCTTGTTGGTGGTTCAGGTAGTGGTAAATCTACACTGCTTCGGTCGATTTGTGGATTAATTCCAAATTTTTATGGAGGAGTATACAGCGGTGAAATTTATATAGGTAGTGATGAAATACATCAAATTAATCGTAGAGAATTAACTCAGAGAATAGGCATGGTATTTCAAGACCCAGAAAGTCAATTAGTTATGACAAATGTAGAAGAAGAAATAGCTTTTGGACTAGAAAATTTAAATTTACCTAATTCTTTAATGAAAAGAAGAGTTATGGAAGTAAGTAGTGCTCTTTCTTTGTCAAGTTATTTAAACAATTTTATTCCAGAGTTATCTGGTGGACAAAAGCAGAAAACAGCTTTAGGAGCTGTTTTAGCTATGCAGCCAGATATAATACTTTTAGATGAGCCTACATCACAGCTTGACCCCATAGCTGGAGAAGATATTCTCACAATGATTAGAAGATTAAATGAAGAAAATGGTATTACTGTAATACTTACGGAACAGAGATTAGAGAGATGTTTTCATTTAGCTGATAGAATTTTAGTTATGGATAAAGGAGAAATCATATTCGACAATACATCACCTAAGGAAATAGCTAAGTGGGCAGTTAAAACTAAAAGGTCATTTGTACCGCCGCTTTCAAAGTTATTTGCAGAAATAGAGTTTTATGATATACCGATAACTGTAAAGGAAGGTAGAAGAATAATTAGAGATGTTTGTAACAATGAAGAAAATTTAAACAATGAGTATTTATTTGACTGTGAAAAAGAAAGTAGCAGTCCAGTAATTGAAATAGAAAATCTTTGGTTTACTTATCCAAATGGTAAAGAAGTTTTAAAGGATATTAGTTTTAATATAAGTAGTGGAGATTTTATAGTTTTAATGGGTGAAAATGGTGGGGGAAAGACGACATTACTTAAAAACTTAAATGGTCTTCTTAAACCGTCTAGAGGGAAAGTAAAGATAATGGGTAAGGATACACGAAAAATAGATGTAGAACAAATAGCTCATGAAGTAGGATATTTATCGCAGGATCCAAATGATTATTTGTTTTTGCCTAGTGTAGAAGAAGAAATATTATTTACAATGAAAAATTTAGGAATAGATGATGATGGAATATTAGATGAAATTATAGATAGATTACAGTTAAGGTCGTTAAAAGATAAAAATCCAAGAGATTTAAGTACAGGAGAAAGGCAGCGTGTGGCTCTGGCTTCTATATTGATTACAAGACCTAAAATATTACTATTAGATGAACCTACGAGAGGATTAGATTATGAACTTAAGGAGAAATTGGGAAAGATTTTATTGGAGTTAAAATCTGAAGGAACAGCTATTTTTATGGTTGCACATGATGTAGAATTTGCTGCAGAATATGCAGATAAGATAATATTATTAGATAGAGGTAGTATAATTGGTTTTGGAGATAAGCATGAAATGCTTACTAATTCAACTTTTTATTCACCTCAAATAAGTAAGTTGTTTTATGGTTTAGCAGATAATATAGTTACTAAAGAAGAAGGAAAGAAAATATTGAAAGCTATTATGGGGAATAAAAACATTTAG
- a CDS encoding energy-coupling factor transporter transmembrane component T family protein, translating into MLMYREKNNLFYKLHPLTNLLYISLILFFSFIFSSPIYLLGLFISVGLVIISSENLSEWRGYLKFSLILIAIIIVVNVIIVKAGSTVLYRGPRLPVLGRIRITMEALIYAVGMGIRLLVVISIFCFYTYGIHPDKLLKLFSRWGNKSVLVITLSTRLFPLMISDYKRISEVQRCRGVKLNTGSLWNKAKNMIPIYNVLLLSSLERSFQIAESMYARGYGSGKRSIYKRELFRPRDFLIIISLFLAFVVGVFVFLRGWSSYIYYPKLQSFSLKETMGAFVVSFILTFPALLNWGWQRCKILKLKI; encoded by the coding sequence ATGTTAATGTATAGAGAGAAAAATAATTTATTTTATAAATTACATCCTCTTACTAATTTGTTGTACATATCTTTGATTTTATTTTTTTCATTTATTTTTTCAAGTCCTATATATTTACTTGGATTATTTATATCAGTAGGATTAGTTATTATTTCGTCAGAAAATTTGTCTGAATGGAGAGGATATTTGAAATTTTCTTTAATATTGATTGCTATAATAATAGTGGTAAACGTTATCATTGTTAAAGCTGGTTCTACTGTACTTTATAGAGGACCTAGACTGCCTGTATTAGGAAGGATAAGAATAACTATGGAGGCACTTATATATGCTGTGGGTATGGGAATAAGACTTCTTGTTGTAATTAGTATATTTTGTTTTTATACATATGGAATACATCCAGATAAGTTGTTAAAACTTTTCAGCAGATGGGGAAATAAATCGGTATTAGTCATTACACTTTCTACAAGATTATTTCCGCTTATGATTAGTGATTACAAGAGAATTTCAGAAGTTCAAAGGTGTAGAGGAGTAAAACTAAATACTGGTAGTTTGTGGAATAAAGCTAAAAATATGATTCCAATTTATAATGTGCTCTTGTTATCTTCTTTGGAAAGGTCTTTTCAAATAGCTGAATCTATGTATGCAAGAGGATATGGAAGTGGAAAAAGAAGTATTTATAAAAGAGAATTATTTAGACCTAGAGATTTTTTAATTATAATTTCATTATTTTTGGCTTTTGTAGTAGGTGTATTTGTTTTTTTAAGAGGATGGAGTAGTTATATATATTATCCTAAATTACAAAGTTTTAGTTTAAAGGAAACAATGGGTGCTTTTGTTGTTAGTTTTATATTGACATTTCCTGCTTTATTAAATTGGGGGTGGCAAAGATGCAAGATATTAAAATTAAAAATTTAA
- a CDS encoding DUF4430 domain-containing protein produces the protein MKIKNFSKIFFIIVLISLVISGCGSKNGSSLNGQAVLVVTKNYGKDVIFDKKVKIDKNYTVMDILEENLQVGTKWGGDFVSEINGIKSDNGGVSGKRQDWFYFVNGVCADTGASEYEVKSQDIVWWDYHPWENMNSANSAVIGCFPEPFIHGYRNKPNKVIIMASTDNLDLANSLKDSILSKGAENIEVKKLDENLIKDRLGPTIVIGQWDEIKKLNYINNLNEEYKKSGINVHFKDEKIELLKYDGTAVKKIKENAGVITAVGEGLGDDKPLWLIVGIDSKGLDKAVNLLVNNPEKIKNMYSAVVTSEEIISLPIQ, from the coding sequence ATGAAGATAAAAAATTTTTCTAAGATATTTTTTATAATAGTTTTAATTTCTTTAGTTATAAGTGGGTGTGGAAGTAAGAATGGAAGTAGTTTAAATGGTCAAGCTGTATTAGTAGTAACGAAGAATTATGGAAAAGATGTTATATTTGATAAAAAAGTTAAGATAGATAAAAATTATACTGTTATGGATATATTAGAAGAAAATTTACAAGTAGGAACTAAATGGGGTGGAGATTTTGTATCAGAAATAAATGGTATAAAAAGTGATAATGGAGGAGTAAGTGGAAAACGTCAAGATTGGTTTTATTTTGTAAATGGGGTTTGTGCAGATACGGGAGCTTCAGAATACGAAGTAAAAAGTCAGGATATTGTGTGGTGGGATTATCATCCTTGGGAAAATATGAACTCTGCTAATTCTGCTGTTATAGGGTGTTTTCCAGAGCCTTTTATTCATGGGTATAGAAATAAGCCTAATAAAGTTATAATAATGGCTTCAACAGATAATTTAGATTTAGCAAATTCTTTAAAGGATTCTATTTTATCTAAAGGAGCTGAAAATATTGAAGTTAAAAAGTTAGATGAAAATTTAATAAAAGATAGATTAGGACCTACTATTGTTATTGGACAGTGGGATGAAATAAAAAAATTAAATTACATAAATAACTTAAATGAAGAATATAAAAAATCTGGAATAAATGTACATTTTAAAGATGAAAAAATAGAGTTATTAAAGTATGATGGGACTGCTGTAAAAAAAATCAAAGAAAATGCAGGAGTAATTACTGCAGTTGGTGAAGGTTTAGGCGATGATAAGCCTTTGTGGCTCATTGTAGGAATTGATTCTAAAGGGCTGGATAAAGCAGTTAATTTGTTAGTTAATAATCCAGAAAAAATCAAAAATATGTACAGTGCTGTTGTTACATCAGAAGAAATTATAAGTTTACCAATACAATAA